A single Streptomyces mirabilis DNA region contains:
- a CDS encoding GNAT family N-acetyltransferase: MYAISLGDDGAELRPLEPWQAEEFLAHLDRGREFIGQYIPFGSKATDVPSARETLQRYADMRAADTGSLHGLWLEGKLVGGVLFLNFDAEHGNCEVGCWLEPAGTGRGLVTRAMRILIDWAVEERGIHRVEWIAASANVPSVNGARRLGMTRDAVLRESYPHRGVRLDMEVWSVLAPEWRAARAREQR, encoded by the coding sequence ATGTACGCGATATCCCTGGGTGACGACGGCGCGGAACTGCGGCCCCTGGAGCCCTGGCAGGCGGAGGAGTTTCTCGCGCACCTGGACCGGGGGAGGGAATTCATCGGGCAGTACATCCCCTTCGGCTCCAAGGCCACGGACGTGCCCTCCGCGCGGGAGACACTCCAGCGGTACGCCGACATGCGCGCCGCCGACACCGGGTCCCTGCACGGCCTGTGGCTGGAGGGGAAGCTCGTCGGCGGGGTGCTCTTCCTGAATTTCGACGCCGAGCATGGCAACTGCGAGGTCGGCTGCTGGCTGGAACCCGCCGGCACCGGACGCGGTCTGGTCACCCGGGCGATGCGGATCCTCATCGACTGGGCGGTCGAGGAGCGCGGGATCCACCGTGTGGAGTGGATCGCCGCCTCGGCGAACGTGCCGAGCGTGAACGGCGCCCGGCGGCTCGGGATGACCCGGGACGCGGTGTTGCGGGAGAGCTACCCCCACCGGGGCGTACGCCTCGACATGGAGGTCTGGTCGGTGCTCGCGCCCGAGTGGCGGGCGGCACGCGCGCGTGAGCAACGATGA
- a CDS encoding MMPL family transporter, whose product MAALARWCVRHRLVTVLLWLLALGGVSAAAAVTGSAYSNNYEAPGTESGHADRLLQQGFPGLGGDSDTVVWRTTPGTVRAAAVEQTMTRALDEIAALPGVASVVSPYEGQGTGRISGDGRTAYATVTFDGQADNISKSEAQAVVDAAKAAETDGLQVELGGSAIGLTESSGGHLAEVVGVVVAAAVLFLAFGSLAASLLPIATALVGVGTAYASIVLLGHAMTVADFAPMLGTLIGLGVGIDYALFIVTRHRRGLKRGLPVAEAARNAVATTGRAVVFAGATVCIALLGMLILRLSFLNGVAIAASSTVVLTVAASVTLLPALLSFIGPRALSRRERRRLYEHGPQPELPTGLAARWSVFVERHPKLLGAVAVAVMALLALPTLSLHLGTSDQGNNPRSTTTRQAYDLLAEGFGPGVNGPLTLVTHVGGAEDRLALDSLDSTLRATAGVASVTPVTYDTGGDTAYLTVVPRSAPQSQQTSDLVDRLRTEVLPRVEAGTGLDVRVGGVTASYDDFAAVIVGKLPLFVGVVIGLGCVLLLLAFRSLGIPLKAAVMNIAAVAAAFGVVVAIFQWGWGSEPLGLGRAGPIEPFLPVIMVSVLFGLSMDYQVFLVSRMYEEWLETGDNRRAVRVGLAETSRVINSAAVIMISVFLAFVLSGDRVIAMFGIALASAVALDAFVLRTLLVPALMHLLGGANWWLPRWLDRRLPRISVEPPECRAAHERLAAATDAEVADVLEDELEKGRQQDVRDIPG is encoded by the coding sequence TTGGCAGCCCTTGCGCGCTGGTGTGTACGGCACCGCCTCGTCACCGTCCTGCTGTGGCTCCTCGCCCTCGGCGGGGTGAGCGCCGCCGCGGCCGTCACGGGCTCCGCGTACTCGAACAACTACGAGGCCCCCGGCACCGAATCGGGCCACGCCGACCGGCTCCTGCAGCAGGGCTTCCCCGGTCTCGGCGGCGACAGCGACACCGTCGTCTGGCGGACCACCCCCGGCACCGTCCGCGCCGCCGCCGTCGAACAGACCATGACGCGCGCCCTCGACGAGATCGCCGCCCTGCCCGGCGTGGCCTCCGTCGTCAGCCCCTACGAAGGGCAGGGCACGGGCCGGATCAGCGGCGACGGACGTACGGCGTACGCCACCGTCACCTTCGACGGCCAGGCCGACAACATCTCCAAGAGCGAGGCGCAGGCCGTCGTCGACGCCGCCAAGGCCGCCGAGACCGACGGGCTCCAGGTGGAGTTGGGCGGCAGCGCCATCGGGCTCACGGAGTCCTCCGGCGGGCACCTCGCCGAGGTCGTCGGCGTGGTCGTGGCCGCCGCGGTGCTCTTCCTCGCCTTCGGCTCGCTCGCCGCCTCCCTGCTGCCCATCGCCACCGCCCTGGTCGGCGTCGGGACGGCGTACGCCTCGATCGTGCTCCTGGGGCACGCGATGACCGTCGCCGACTTCGCGCCCATGCTCGGCACGCTGATCGGCCTCGGCGTCGGCATCGACTACGCGCTGTTCATCGTGACCCGGCACCGGCGCGGGCTCAAACGCGGGCTTCCGGTGGCCGAGGCGGCCCGCAACGCCGTCGCCACCACCGGCCGCGCGGTCGTCTTCGCGGGCGCCACCGTCTGCATCGCCCTGCTCGGCATGCTCATCCTGCGGCTCAGCTTCCTCAACGGTGTCGCGATCGCGGCCTCCTCGACCGTGGTCCTCACCGTCGCGGCCTCCGTGACCCTGCTGCCCGCCCTCCTGTCCTTCATCGGCCCGCGCGCCCTCAGCCGGCGCGAGCGGCGCAGGCTGTACGAGCACGGGCCCCAGCCGGAGCTCCCCACCGGACTCGCCGCCCGCTGGTCGGTGTTCGTGGAGCGCCACCCCAAGCTGCTCGGCGCGGTCGCCGTGGCCGTCATGGCGCTGCTCGCCCTGCCCACGCTCTCCCTCCATCTCGGCACCTCCGACCAGGGCAACAACCCGAGGTCGACGACGACCCGGCAGGCGTACGACCTCCTCGCCGAAGGCTTCGGGCCGGGCGTGAACGGACCGCTGACCCTGGTCACCCACGTCGGCGGCGCCGAGGACAGGCTCGCCCTCGACAGCCTGGACAGCACGCTCCGGGCGACCGCAGGGGTCGCCTCGGTGACCCCGGTGACGTACGACACCGGGGGCGACACCGCGTACCTCACCGTCGTCCCGCGCTCCGCGCCGCAGTCCCAGCAGACCAGCGACCTCGTGGACCGGCTGCGCACCGAGGTGCTGCCGCGCGTCGAGGCGGGCACCGGGCTCGACGTGCGCGTCGGCGGCGTGACGGCGAGCTACGACGACTTCGCCGCCGTCATCGTCGGCAAACTGCCCCTCTTCGTGGGCGTCGTGATCGGCCTCGGGTGTGTGCTGCTCCTGCTCGCCTTCCGCTCGCTCGGCATTCCGCTGAAGGCCGCCGTGATGAACATCGCCGCCGTGGCCGCCGCGTTCGGGGTGGTCGTCGCGATCTTCCAGTGGGGCTGGGGGAGCGAGCCGCTGGGCCTCGGCCGCGCGGGTCCGATCGAGCCCTTCCTCCCCGTGATCATGGTGTCGGTCCTCTTCGGGCTCTCCATGGACTACCAGGTCTTCTTGGTCAGCCGGATGTACGAGGAGTGGCTGGAGACCGGCGACAACCGCCGTGCCGTCCGGGTCGGGCTCGCCGAGACCAGCCGGGTGATCAACTCCGCCGCCGTCATCATGATCTCGGTCTTCCTCGCCTTCGTGCTCAGCGGCGACCGCGTCATCGCGATGTTCGGCATCGCCCTCGCCTCCGCCGTCGCTCTCGACGCCTTCGTCCTGCGCACTCTCCTGGTCCCCGCCCTCATGCATCTGCTCGGCGGCGCCAACTGGTGGCTGCCCCGCTGGCTCGACCGGCGGCTGCCGCGCATCAGCGTCGAACCGCCCGAGTGCCGCGCCGCCCATGAGAGGCTGGCTGCTGCGACGGACGCCGAGGTGGCGGACGTACTGGAGGACGAGCTGGAGAAGGGGCGGCAGCAGGATGTACGCGATATCCCTGGGTGA